The following coding sequences lie in one Oncorhynchus gorbuscha isolate QuinsamMale2020 ecotype Even-year linkage group LG10, OgorEven_v1.0, whole genome shotgun sequence genomic window:
- the insm1b gene encoding insulinoma-associated protein 1b, with protein sequence MPKGFLVKRNKKSAHVSYRTRTDEYEQEHHTPAFQSQVDSSPPVSIASSPDRAAPSPDIAADAPVPSLDAKRVQFGNQEAVYQALYSPTRPISKDHERRYYERSFNLGSPISAESFPTPASLSSLDHLLFAPVDLKIGTSNSNRSGTTSRIPATAIRGGAKRPASDTERKSKPASKKPKAIRKLNFEDEMTTSPVLGLKIKEAPVDFKPRTQTSAGGKPLGEFVCQLCKEAYADPFSLAQHKCSRIVRVEYRCPECDKMFSCPANLASHRRWHKPRAQSAAGIPSTPSIKSEIAKIPPGVKSTPEEAKDPRIDLLSDRDSPSPGMSESGSEDGLYNCQHCGKRFKRQAYLRKHILGHQALQNKMFEDHTFQNSDRVEEQVPVSLISEENTNQSPLNLSPVDCLLCPVCGENFPNRASQERHLRLMHSSQVYSCKYCSATFYSSPGLTRHINKCHPSENRQVILLQMPVRPAC encoded by the coding sequence ATGCCTAAAGGATTCCTGGTAAAAAGAAACAAGAAGTCAGCGCATGTTTCCTACAGGACTCGTACAGATGAGTATGAGCAGGAGCATCACACGCCAGCCTTTCAGAGTCAGGTGGACTCATCTCCGCCGGTCTCTATTGCGTCCAGTCCGGACCGCGCAGCTCCATCACCAGACATCGCAGCAGACGCCCCGGTCCCCAGTCTGGATGCTAAAAGGGTTCAGTTTGGCAACCAAGAGGCTGTGTACCAAGCCCTCTACAGCCCCACCAGGCCCATCAGCAAGGACCACGAGAGGAGATATTACGAAAGAAGTTTTAATCTAGGTTCGCCAATTTCTGCTGAATCATTCCCGACACCTGCTTCCCTCAGCAGTTTAGATCATCTCCTGTTCGCCCCCGTGGATTTGAAAATAGGCACTAGCAACAGCAACCGCAGCGGCACCACCAGCAGGATCCCTGCTACAGCCATCAGGGGCGGTGCTAAGAGGCCCGCATCCGACACTGAGCGCAAGAGCAAACCTGCCTCCAAAAAACCCAAAGCCATCAGAAAACTGAATTTTGAAGACGAAATGACAACGTCTCCGGTACTTGGTTTGAAAATCAAAGAGGCTCCTGTCGACTTTAAACCCAGAACGCAGACGTCGGCAGGTGGGAAGCCGTTAGGAGAGTTTGTCTGTCAATTGTGTAAGGAAGCATACGCTGATCCATTTTCATTGGCCCAGCACAAGTGCTCTAGGATAGTGAGAGTTGAGTACAGGTGTCCTGAGTGTGATAAGATGTTCAGCTGCCCGGCTAACCTCGCCTCTCACCGGCGCTGGCACAAACCGAGAGCGCAGAGTGCAGCCGGGATACCATCTACCCCGAGCATCAAATCTGAAATCGCCAAAATTCCCCCCGGTGTTAAGTCCACCCCAGAGGAAGCCAAAGACCCAAGAATCGATCTTCTGAGTGACAGAGACTCCCCCAGCCCGGGTATGTCTGAATCGGGCTCAGAAGACGGTTTATACAACTGCCAACACTGTGGGAAGAGGTTTAAGCGCCAAGCATACCTAAGAAAACACATCCTGGGACACCAAGCCTTGCAGAATAAAATGTTCGAGGACCACACGTTTCAAAACAGCGACAGAGTGGAAGAGCAAGTGCCAGTGTCCTTAATCTCAGAGGAAAATACAAACCAAAGTCCCCTGAATCTAAGCCCCGTGGACTGTCTTCTCTGCCCCGTTTGCGGGGAGAATTTCCCCAACAGGGCCAGCCAGGAGAGACACTTGCGTCTCATGCACTCCTCCCAGGTGTATTCCTGCAAGTACTGCTCTGCCACTTTCTACAGCTCACCGGGACTCACGAGGCACATCAACAAATGTCATCCGTCGGAAAATAGGCAGGTGATCCTGCTCCAAATGCCCGTGCGCCCTGCTTGCTGA